Proteins encoded together in one Microbacterium sp. ABRD28 window:
- a CDS encoding class I SAM-dependent methyltransferase — MSDVVSAYSRRAAEYSELLGSMTAMHHADVHLITSWASQCDGTVLDAGCGPGHWTGHLAAAGVDARGIDQVPSFIDHARTVHPGTPFEVGDIDAMPYPNAEFGGVLAWYSLIHHDPDDISRPLAEFARVLRRGGSLLVGCFLGGTIEGFDHAVVRAFRWPSEALHGRLIDAGFEILETHTRTGSPASSPKPHAAIIARRH; from the coding sequence GTGTCTGACGTGGTGAGCGCATACTCCCGTAGAGCAGCCGAGTACAGCGAGCTACTCGGTTCGATGACGGCGATGCACCACGCGGACGTGCATCTGATCACCTCCTGGGCGAGCCAATGCGACGGGACCGTGCTCGACGCCGGCTGCGGGCCCGGCCACTGGACAGGGCATCTCGCAGCGGCAGGGGTCGACGCCCGCGGCATCGATCAGGTCCCATCCTTCATCGATCACGCCCGCACGGTTCATCCCGGGACGCCGTTCGAGGTAGGCGACATCGACGCGATGCCGTACCCGAACGCCGAGTTCGGAGGAGTGCTCGCGTGGTACTCCCTCATCCACCACGATCCCGACGACATTTCCCGGCCGTTGGCGGAGTTCGCGCGAGTCCTTCGCCGCGGCGGCAGCTTGCTGGTCGGATGCTTCCTTGGAGGGACGATCGAAGGATTCGATCATGCCGTCGTCAGGGCATTCCGCTGGCCCTCCGAAGCCCTACACGGCCGCCTCATCGACGCGGGTTTCGAGATCCTCGAAACGCACACGCGAACTGGATCACCTGCCTCGTCACCGAAGCCGCACGCTGCGATCATCGCGCGCCGGCACTAG
- a CDS encoding exonuclease domain-containing protein, with translation MLDFTAIDFETANSFRGSPCSVGLVRVRDGQVIERVHWLIRPPEGADWFDGWNTAIHGITPEMVADAPRWKDILPAIVDFIGDDVLVAHNAGFDLGVMRYACALDNIEWPEVRFLCTLVMARRALALPTYRLPFLAETMGIAFADHHDALADATAVVEVTRRLAAKQQVVDLLKLADSLGVGIGRMGRGIYRGSVATGAGGHGGRNFTPIEVNADADPSGYLYGRVVVFTGTLMSMTRDTARQECAKVGAIPEQSTTKRTNVLVVGDINPAVLRPGSNITGKTRKAFELQDSGQEIEVMTEDDFLRCLDGNRLDGAEVLLNDGAQHAATQMNLIDRSSSTASVAPAPKPDPAARLPRPLRRTPVPTDQTCSVDGCVSTAAFRTRTKATWCHSHVEEIQRIGGLRPLETFTHPDDWQLTECLVCGVQAHYRFSYTLDKNAWDEGTCRACYWRKWAADARQMQGDWGDLTPVSYSSALAHAEAHGFEYLGPLTAPSYGGDPHHVKCRACGKISADRLSDVGFGCTCHPRE, from the coding sequence ATGCTTGACTTCACGGCTATCGATTTTGAGACCGCCAATTCCTTTCGTGGCTCGCCGTGCTCGGTCGGACTGGTGCGTGTGCGAGATGGGCAAGTCATCGAGCGAGTGCATTGGCTGATCCGTCCGCCGGAGGGCGCTGACTGGTTCGACGGTTGGAACACGGCCATCCACGGGATCACCCCAGAGATGGTCGCGGACGCCCCGCGGTGGAAAGACATCTTGCCCGCCATCGTGGACTTCATCGGCGACGACGTGCTCGTCGCTCACAATGCGGGATTCGACCTTGGTGTGATGCGGTATGCCTGCGCACTCGACAACATCGAGTGGCCCGAGGTTCGATTCCTTTGCACCTTGGTTATGGCTCGTCGCGCGCTGGCACTCCCTACCTACCGGCTGCCGTTCCTCGCCGAGACAATGGGAATCGCGTTCGCCGACCACCACGACGCTCTCGCCGACGCGACCGCGGTCGTGGAGGTAACCAGGCGACTCGCCGCGAAACAGCAAGTGGTGGACCTGCTGAAGCTGGCTGACTCACTCGGCGTTGGCATCGGCCGGATGGGCCGTGGCATCTACCGAGGCAGCGTCGCGACCGGCGCGGGCGGCCACGGTGGGCGCAACTTCACCCCGATCGAAGTGAATGCGGACGCCGATCCCAGCGGATACCTCTACGGCCGCGTCGTAGTGTTCACGGGCACTCTAATGTCGATGACGCGGGACACCGCCCGCCAGGAGTGCGCCAAGGTCGGCGCGATTCCGGAACAAAGCACCACCAAGCGAACGAACGTGCTGGTCGTGGGGGACATCAACCCGGCCGTTCTGCGCCCAGGCTCGAACATCACCGGTAAGACGCGGAAAGCCTTCGAACTGCAGGACAGCGGCCAAGAGATCGAGGTCATGACGGAGGACGACTTCCTTCGCTGCCTCGATGGCAACCGGCTCGATGGCGCCGAGGTTTTGCTCAACGATGGCGCACAGCACGCGGCAACACAGATGAACCTGATCGACCGGAGTTCATCGACAGCATCCGTCGCGCCCGCACCGAAGCCAGATCCAGCAGCCAGACTGCCACGGCCGCTGCGCCGGACTCCAGTTCCAACCGATCAAACATGCTCCGTCGACGGCTGCGTCAGCACAGCTGCGTTCAGGACGCGGACCAAGGCAACCTGGTGTCACTCGCACGTCGAAGAGATTCAGCGCATCGGTGGCCTGCGCCCCCTCGAAACATTCACCCATCCTGACGACTGGCAGTTGACGGAATGCCTCGTATGCGGTGTTCAGGCTCATTACCGCTTCAGTTACACACTTGACAAGAACGCCTGGGATGAGGGGACTTGCCGTGCCTGCTATTGGCGGAAGTGGGCAGCCGACGCCCGCCAAATGCAGGGGGACTGGGGGGATCTGACGCCTGTCAGTTACTCGTCGGCACTTGCCCATGCTGAGGCTCACGGATTCGAGTATCTCGGCCCTCTCACCGCGCCGTCTTACGGCGGCGACCCGCACCACGTCAAGTGCCGCGCCTGCGGCAAGATCTCCGCGGACCGCCTGTCCGACGTCGGCTTCGGCTGTACTTGCCATCCTCGCGAGTGA
- a CDS encoding DUF6596 domain-containing protein yields MITDTTSLRRAIPEVTGILVRRGADFASAEDAVQTALVRALERPDLDEVRDIRAWLVAVAWRAFLDQVRSDTARAAREQRHADEPEAGPVPQREDTLAMYFLCANPVLTATSSIALTLRAVAGLTTRQIADAFLVPEATMAQRISRAKQRLGGIPLDQPGDLSRVLRVLYLLFNEGYSGEVDLSLEAIRLTRQLAVLTDHPEVGGLLALMLLHHARRPARVVGGRLIPLAEQNRALWDTKSIAEGVDILQGALARDLLGQYQAQAAIAALHADASSASETDWVQIVEWYDELVRLGDSPVIRLGRAVAIGEADGPQAGLKALAAVDAQVPRFHAALAYMHERAGEADVAASEYAEAARRATSVLEQQYLLRQADRLRLGVVGRPSRR; encoded by the coding sequence ATGATCACGGATACCACCTCTCTGCGTCGAGCGATCCCCGAGGTCACCGGCATCCTCGTCCGGCGCGGCGCTGATTTCGCGTCGGCCGAGGATGCCGTCCAGACTGCCCTGGTGCGAGCGCTGGAGCGTCCGGACCTCGACGAGGTTCGAGACATCCGGGCCTGGCTGGTCGCTGTCGCGTGGCGGGCGTTCCTCGACCAGGTGCGCAGCGATACGGCCCGCGCGGCGCGTGAGCAGCGCCACGCCGACGAGCCGGAGGCGGGGCCGGTTCCACAGCGCGAGGACACGCTCGCGATGTACTTCCTGTGCGCGAATCCGGTGCTGACCGCGACATCCTCGATCGCCCTCACGCTGCGCGCGGTCGCGGGGCTGACGACCCGCCAGATCGCCGACGCCTTTCTCGTCCCAGAGGCGACGATGGCGCAGCGGATCAGTCGCGCGAAACAGCGACTCGGTGGCATCCCGCTGGACCAACCCGGTGACCTCTCGCGAGTGCTGCGCGTCCTCTACCTTCTGTTCAACGAGGGCTACTCCGGCGAGGTGGACCTCTCCCTCGAAGCGATCCGCCTGACGCGTCAGCTCGCCGTGCTCACCGACCACCCCGAGGTCGGCGGCCTCCTCGCACTCATGCTTCTCCACCATGCGCGGCGGCCCGCACGAGTGGTCGGCGGCCGGCTCATTCCGCTGGCGGAGCAGAACCGCGCCCTGTGGGACACCAAATCGATCGCGGAAGGCGTCGACATTCTGCAGGGGGCGCTGGCGCGGGACCTCCTGGGCCAGTACCAGGCGCAGGCCGCGATCGCCGCGCTCCACGCGGATGCGTCAAGCGCGTCGGAGACCGACTGGGTGCAGATCGTCGAGTGGTACGACGAGCTCGTCCGTCTCGGTGACTCGCCGGTCATCCGACTCGGTCGCGCGGTCGCCATCGGTGAGGCGGATGGTCCGCAGGCAGGCCTCAAGGCGCTCGCCGCGGTGGATGCCCAGGTGCCGAGGTTCCACGCGGCGCTCGCCTATATGCACGAACGGGCCGGAGAGGCGGATGTCGCGGCATCCGAGTATGCAGAGGCGGCGCGCCGAGCGACCAGCGTCCTCGAGCAGCAGTATCTGCTGCGCCAGGCCGATCGGCTCCGTCTCGGAGTGGTGGGCAGACCGTCCAGACGATGA
- a CDS encoding YciI family protein, with product MPKYLMLKHYRGGRPAVNQVPMDQLTPDEWNAHVQYMKDMEQRLLASGELVSSEALSMDGSWVRFDGEGRPPVVDGPFAETKDLIAGWMLIEVDSYDRALELASELSAAPWAGGTPLGEWLELREVMGAPPADAG from the coding sequence ATGCCGAAGTACCTGATGCTCAAGCACTACCGCGGTGGTCGCCCTGCGGTGAACCAGGTTCCGATGGACCAGCTCACGCCGGACGAGTGGAACGCGCACGTCCAGTACATGAAGGACATGGAGCAGCGACTCCTCGCGTCCGGCGAACTCGTCTCCTCTGAGGCACTGTCGATGGACGGCTCGTGGGTGCGCTTCGACGGCGAGGGACGCCCGCCGGTCGTCGACGGCCCCTTCGCCGAGACGAAGGATCTCATCGCGGGCTGGATGCTGATCGAAGTGGACTCTTACGATCGCGCGCTCGAGCTCGCCTCGGAGCTGTCCGCGGCCCCGTGGGCGGGCGGCACGCCGCTTGGTGAGTGGCTCGAGCTTCGCGAGGTGATGGGCGCGCCCCCGGCAGACGCCGGATGA
- a CDS encoding ferric reductase-like transmembrane domain-containing protein, producing the protein MTTLAPRTRTTPASSESAPAAPVLPLAQRRTRRAVWHAAATAVIWLTSLFVVALWVVGGGVTATLGFNADTLTTLGRLTGLVGANLLLYQVLLMARIPLFERGFGREAITRMHRFVGFWSFWLMGAHIALLVLGYAATAAVNPFVQLWEFVWEYPAMLLATAGTLLILLVVVTSIRRARKKLRYESWHLLHLYAYLGVFLALPHQLWTGADFLSSPAATVYWWALWAVAAASVLVFRVAIPLVRSARHGVRVHAVEPDGGNGVTVHMTGRDLHRLGARGGQFFVWRFMDGAGWTRGNPFSLSGAPDGESLRISARIAGDGTQRLTRLRPGTRVLIEGPYGHMTGDARKGSKLLMIGAGAGVAPLVSLLEEQAYRPGDAILLTRDHTERDALRQSAIARLVAERGVRHAGLSGPRNPGASSWLDAGHAAWRGPDLIRYLAPDILAYDVYVCGPVPWMSAVIRDLKRAGVPGDRIHSEAFTI; encoded by the coding sequence ATGACCACTCTCGCCCCGCGAACGCGCACGACCCCGGCATCTTCCGAGTCCGCTCCTGCGGCGCCGGTTTTGCCGCTCGCCCAGCGTCGCACGCGGCGAGCCGTCTGGCATGCCGCAGCGACCGCGGTCATCTGGCTCACGAGCCTGTTCGTCGTCGCGCTCTGGGTCGTCGGCGGCGGCGTGACGGCCACCCTGGGGTTCAACGCCGACACCCTGACGACGCTCGGCCGGCTGACAGGCCTCGTCGGTGCGAACCTGCTGCTCTACCAGGTGCTGCTGATGGCGCGGATCCCGCTGTTCGAGAGGGGCTTCGGTCGCGAGGCGATCACGCGCATGCACCGCTTCGTCGGATTCTGGTCGTTCTGGCTCATGGGAGCCCACATCGCCCTCCTCGTCCTGGGGTACGCCGCGACCGCCGCCGTGAACCCGTTCGTGCAGCTCTGGGAGTTCGTCTGGGAGTACCCCGCCATGCTGCTCGCCACGGCCGGGACGCTCCTGATCCTGCTCGTCGTCGTCACCTCGATCCGCCGTGCGCGGAAGAAGCTGCGCTACGAGTCCTGGCACCTGCTGCACCTCTATGCGTACCTGGGCGTCTTCCTCGCGCTGCCGCACCAGCTGTGGACGGGCGCCGACTTCCTGTCCTCGCCCGCGGCGACGGTCTACTGGTGGGCACTCTGGGCCGTGGCGGCGGCATCCGTCCTCGTTTTCCGGGTCGCCATCCCACTGGTTCGGTCCGCGCGCCACGGTGTGCGGGTGCACGCGGTCGAACCCGATGGTGGCAACGGCGTGACCGTCCACATGACGGGCCGCGACCTGCACCGCCTCGGCGCACGGGGAGGCCAGTTCTTCGTGTGGCGGTTCATGGACGGCGCCGGCTGGACGCGCGGCAACCCCTTCTCTCTGTCGGGCGCGCCCGACGGAGAGTCGCTGCGGATCTCGGCGCGCATCGCCGGTGACGGCACTCAGCGCCTCACGCGCCTGCGCCCCGGCACGCGGGTGCTCATCGAGGGCCCCTACGGCCACATGACCGGCGACGCGCGGAAAGGGTCGAAGCTGCTCATGATCGGCGCCGGCGCCGGAGTGGCGCCGCTCGTGTCGCTCCTGGAGGAGCAGGCATACCGTCCCGGTGACGCGATCCTGCTGACCCGTGACCACACCGAGCGCGACGCGCTCCGCCAGAGCGCGATCGCGCGACTTGTCGCCGAACGAGGTGTGCGTCACGCCGGGCTGTCCGGTCCCCGCAATCCCGGCGCATCGTCGTGGCTGGATGCCGGCCACGCCGCGTGGCGGGGACCGGACCTCATCCGCTACCTCGCCCCCGACATCCTGGCCTACGACGTGTACGTGTGCGGTCCCGTCCCGTGGATGAGCGCCGTCATCCGGGACCTCAAGCGGGCCGGAGTCCCGGGCGACCGCATCCATTCCGAAGCTTTCACCATCTGA
- a CDS encoding FMN-binding protein, with amino-acid sequence MKKIVYAVLVTLSGLVMLLSYRTSLEAVQPLAVADTTASTGTTVAPSTGTQSSDDESTESGDDESTEEGASSTSGSTSSSSGSSSSSSSGSTATASGLTDGTYTGGAANTRYGAVQVQITVSGGVITDVQVPQYPNSNREDQRINGRALPTLVAETTQAQSAQIDMVSGATYTSQGYIASLQSAIDQAGA; translated from the coding sequence ATGAAGAAGATCGTCTACGCCGTCCTGGTCACCCTGAGCGGTCTGGTCATGCTGCTCAGCTACCGCACCTCACTTGAGGCAGTGCAGCCGCTCGCCGTGGCGGACACGACCGCCTCAACCGGCACAACCGTCGCCCCGAGTACCGGCACGCAGAGCTCGGACGACGAGTCGACCGAGTCCGGCGACGACGAGTCGACCGAGGAGGGCGCGTCGTCCACGAGTGGATCCACCTCGAGCTCGTCCGGCTCGTCCTCGTCCTCATCCTCCGGGTCGACGGCCACCGCGAGCGGCCTGACCGACGGGACGTACACCGGCGGCGCGGCGAACACGCGCTACGGCGCCGTGCAGGTTCAGATCACCGTGTCCGGAGGCGTGATCACCGACGTGCAGGTGCCGCAGTACCCGAACAGCAACCGCGAGGACCAGCGGATCAATGGCCGAGCGCTGCCGACCCTGGTCGCCGAGACGACGCAGGCCCAGAGCGCACAGATCGACATGGTGTCGGGTGCGACCTACACCAGCCAGGGCTACATCGCTTCGCTGCAGAGCGCGATCGACCAGGCGGGCGCCTGA
- a CDS encoding FAD:protein FMN transferase, whose amino-acid sequence MIATGSAALTRTVRVAEIMGMPISIHALSAGVADTQIEQAVAACFGELCEIDRVFSTYRADSDINRIARGELALREADPRVSEVEAACRAAAVETGGLFSATWSGTFDPTGFVKGWAVENAARRHLQPLLGAVDAVGINAGGDMQLFAADRSAWIWNVGIADPRNPGQVIATLPVRTGAVATSGSAERGAHIIDPRTGAPARGVLSATVADASLARADLWATTAVIAGFDDRAWIPRAGTRTGILIAADGRVTRWLDGTPVDVVPPGTLLG is encoded by the coding sequence ATGATCGCGACCGGATCCGCGGCCCTCACCCGTACGGTGCGCGTGGCGGAGATCATGGGGATGCCGATCAGCATCCACGCGCTGAGCGCGGGCGTCGCCGACACGCAGATCGAGCAGGCTGTCGCGGCGTGCTTCGGCGAGCTTTGCGAGATCGACCGGGTGTTCTCGACGTACCGCGCCGACTCCGACATCAACCGCATCGCCCGCGGGGAGCTCGCTCTACGGGAGGCCGACCCCCGTGTCTCCGAAGTGGAGGCGGCGTGCCGGGCGGCGGCGGTCGAGACCGGCGGCCTGTTCTCGGCCACCTGGAGCGGCACGTTCGATCCGACCGGGTTCGTGAAGGGATGGGCCGTCGAGAACGCCGCCCGTCGTCACCTCCAACCGCTCCTCGGCGCGGTCGACGCGGTCGGCATCAACGCCGGCGGAGATATGCAGCTGTTCGCCGCCGACCGCTCGGCATGGATCTGGAACGTGGGGATCGCCGACCCCCGGAATCCGGGCCAGGTCATCGCGACGCTACCGGTCCGCACCGGGGCCGTCGCGACCTCCGGATCGGCCGAGCGCGGCGCGCACATCATCGACCCGCGGACCGGTGCCCCCGCACGCGGCGTCCTCAGCGCGACGGTGGCCGATGCGAGTCTCGCCCGTGCCGACCTCTGGGCCACGACCGCGGTGATCGCCGGCTTCGACGACCGCGCGTGGATTCCCCGCGCAGGCACGCGGACCGGCATCCTGATCGCCGCCGACGGCCGCGTCACCCGTTGGCTCGACGGCACTCCGGTCGACGTGGTCCCGCCCGGAACGCTGCTGGGCTGA